The genomic interval CAGGGCTTTCCCTCTACACCCGAACAAACTGCCATCTATCACGCCATGAGCCGTGAAAGCGTAATGGGCATTCCGCTGCAGGCCTTTGCCAACCTGGTGATTGGCTTTCTGCTGTTCGGGGTGGCGCTACAACAGACTGGCGGCGGCAAGTTCTTTATCAACCTGGCCTTTGCCCTGCTCGGTCACGTTCGCGGTGGACCCGCCAAGGTGGCGGTGTTCTCCAGCGGCCTGATGGGCTCTATGAGCGGCAGCGTGATCACCAACGTTCTGACAACCGGTGTGCTGTCCATTCCCGCCATGCGCAAGGTGGGCTTTGGTAAATCCTACGCCGCCGGCGTGGAGGCCTGCGCCTCCACCGGTGGCGTGCTGATGCCACCAGTAATGGGCGCCACGGCTTTTATCATGGCGGCGTTCCTGAACATTCCCTACGGCACCATCGCCCTGGCGGCGGCGGTGCCCTCGGTGCTCTATTTCCTCGGTTTGTTTATCCAGATCGATGCCTACGCGGCCCGCCATGACCTGAAAGGCCTGCCTGCGGAAGAATTGCCATCCATCCGACAAACCTTGAAGGAAGGCTGGTACTTCATATTCGTGTTCGCACTGCTGATCTGGCTGCTGTTTTTCCTGCGCCAGGAAGCCACCGCACCCTTCTACGCCACCGCCCTGCTGCTGGTGATCAACCAGATCCTACCCTACCAGCGCTGGGGCTGGCAGCAGGTGAAAGACTTCTTCTCCAGCTCCGGCAAGCTGTTTGCCGAACTCATCGCCATTCTGGCCGGGGTAGGCCTATTGGTTGGCGCCCTGTCGGTAACCGGCCTGTCCGGCACCATCGCCAACGACCTGATCTTCCTGGCCGGCGGCAATACTCTGGTGCTGTTGATGATGGGCGCGCTGACCAGCTTTATCCTCGGCATCGGCATGACCGTGACCGCCGCCTATATCTTCCTGGCGGTGGCACTGGCGCCAGCACTGATCAATGGCGGCGGCATGGATCCGCTGGCGGTGCACCTGTTCATCCTGTACTGGGGCATGCTCAGTTTCATCACCCCACCGGTGGCGCTGGGTGCCTTTGCGGCGGCCACGGTCGCCGGGTCGCGCCCGATGGAAACCGGAATTCAGGCAATGCGCCTGGGCAGTGTGATCTACTTCATCCCCTTCCTGTTCGTGCTGAACCCTGCGCTGATTTTCCAGGGCAGCTGGGATGAGATCCTGGTGGTGATTACTCAAGCAATGGCTGGCGTACTGTTAATTGCAGGCTCGATTCAGGGCTATCTGTTGGGTGTGGGTAATCTGACCCTCAGCAAACACCTGCAGTGGCCGGTGAGGCTGGCGCTGTTGACCGGCGGCATGCTACTGGCCATACCCGGCGGCGGCCCGGTGCCACTGAGCAATCTGGAGCTGTCGCTGATCAGCGCCCTGCTGATTGTTCCGGCGGTTGCAGTTGCCTGGCTGGCGGTCCGAAAAGCCGGAACTCCGGCTTATCTATAGGCGCTGTTGAGGTTGGGCAGTTAGCAATGGCCGACGACCGCCAGCGCTAGCTGCTCAGCTCATCGGCAAACAACTGATCAACCACCAGGGCCACCAGCTGTCGAATCATCGAGCCATTGCGTTCCGGATAGCGATGGCTGCAAAAGCTCAGGGTGGTGCTCAGTGCCGACTCCTTGAACTCAACCACCTTGTTGCGGCTCGCCCATTCGGTAGCCAGTGAGTGCTCCACCAGGCCGTAACCGAGGCCGGCCGACACCATGGCCAGTGCGGTGTACTCATCCTCAGAAGTTGCCACGCGCCTCGAACGCTGCCACTCCGGCCCCATCAACTGCTGCAACATGCCATAGAAGGCGCAGGAGTTCGTGGGCCATATCCAGGGTAACTCCATGACCTCGGCCCGACTGCTGGGCAATGCCTGCAACGGCGAGTCGGCCGGACCGATCACCGACACCGGCACGTCCATCAGGTACTGGAAATCCAGCTGAGGGTTGTGCCATTCACCGTAGACAAAGCCGCAGTCCAGCTCGCCGCTGGCAACCTTATCAACAATGACATTGGATGAGATGGTGCGCAGCTCCAGCGACACCGATGGCAGGGTGCGGGCGCACAGCTGAATCAATCGATCGACCCGCAAATGCTCCGGCGGCGCGTTGATACCAACGGTGATCGACACCGACTGGTGCTGGCCCAGCTGACGGGCCAGATCCGCCATTTCCTCAACGCCGCCCAACGCCTTGCGCGCCGGCCCCAGTAACAGCTCGCCTTCGGGGGTCAGCGCCATGCCCTGGCTGTTACGGTCAAACAACCGGACGCCGAGCGCCGACTCAAGCTGCTTCAGATGCTCACTGACGGCCGAGGGCGTGCTGTGGCGACGCTGGGCCGCCCGGGTGAGATTGCTCTCCTCCGCGACCAGAACGAAGGATTTCAGGCGATCCAGCTTCAGGTTCATGGCATTCATATTTTACGAACGCTCCGTCAAAAGAATACTGATAGACCCCACGAAGCAATACCACCTAGAGTGTTTTCCATAGGGTACGCGTTCAGCATAACGCAACGCGCTCAACGAGAGGAAGCACGAGATGAACACTCACAGCAGCTT from Marinobacter sp. LA51 carries:
- a CDS encoding TRAP transporter permease, with protein sequence MHPETEQPSPPENISGIRQLTGFWLWIPRLATVILTLLTLDYLFNLQLINFVTQVESQFFYTVVTLMLPLVYVLWPMNRHSSRTRVPWYDVLLFLATTGICGFFVFNAEQILDRGWEYAAPDYAMVMSFLLWGVIVEAVRRAGGLPIATIVAIASIYPIFADLVPGPIQGFPSTPEQTAIYHAMSRESVMGIPLQAFANLVIGFLLFGVALQQTGGGKFFINLAFALLGHVRGGPAKVAVFSSGLMGSMSGSVITNVLTTGVLSIPAMRKVGFGKSYAAGVEACASTGGVLMPPVMGATAFIMAAFLNIPYGTIALAAAVPSVLYFLGLFIQIDAYAARHDLKGLPAEELPSIRQTLKEGWYFIFVFALLIWLLFFLRQEATAPFYATALLLVINQILPYQRWGWQQVKDFFSSSGKLFAELIAILAGVGLLVGALSVTGLSGTIANDLIFLAGGNTLVLLMMGALTSFILGIGMTVTAAYIFLAVALAPALINGGGMDPLAVHLFILYWGMLSFITPPVALGAFAAATVAGSRPMETGIQAMRLGSVIYFIPFLFVLNPALIFQGSWDEILVVITQAMAGVLLIAGSIQGYLLGVGNLTLSKHLQWPVRLALLTGGMLLAIPGGGPVPLSNLELSLISALLIVPAVAVAWLAVRKAGTPAYL
- a CDS encoding LysR family transcriptional regulator, which gives rise to MNAMNLKLDRLKSFVLVAEESNLTRAAQRRHSTPSAVSEHLKQLESALGVRLFDRNSQGMALTPEGELLLGPARKALGGVEEMADLARQLGQHQSVSITVGINAPPEHLRVDRLIQLCARTLPSVSLELRTISSNVIVDKVASGELDCGFVYGEWHNPQLDFQYLMDVPVSVIGPADSPLQALPSSRAEVMELPWIWPTNSCAFYGMLQQLMGPEWQRSRRVATSEDEYTALAMVSAGLGYGLVEHSLATEWASRNKVVEFKESALSTTLSFCSHRYPERNGSMIRQLVALVVDQLFADELSS